Within the Cytophagia bacterium CHB2 genome, the region TGCGGGGGTCGCTTCCACCAGCAGGCGATAAATATAAATGGCGCTCGCCGCCTTTTTGCCAAAATCATCCCGGCCATCCCAAACCACTGATTTAAATCCTTCCCCCCTGAAATTCGTTCACCAGGGTGCGGACTTCTTTATAATTTGTTTGACTCTCAACGCCAAAATCGGTATCGTTCAACAAATTTTTATTGGAGCCTCGTGCATGAGTAATAATATTCAACCGCAACAACAAATCAACATCGAGCTGGGCGAAAAAGAGGCGGAAGGCATCTACTCCAATCTCGCCATCATCAATCACACGCCCGCAGAGTTTGTGATCGATTTCGTGCGGCTCTTTCCCGGCGCGCCGAAGGCGCGGGTGCAGGCGCGCGTCATCATGACGCCGCAACACGCCAAATCATTCGTGCGCGCGTTGCAGGAAAACAT harbors:
- a CDS encoding DUF3467 domain-containing protein; the encoded protein is MSNNIQPQQQINIELGEKEAEGIYSNLAIINHTPAEFVIDFVRLFPGAPKARVQARVIMTPQHAKSFVRALQENIDKYEASFDEIKVFGDQKPKDFGFKPPVEPGENSK